In the Rattus rattus isolate New Zealand chromosome 18, Rrattus_CSIRO_v1, whole genome shotgun sequence genome, one interval contains:
- the Susd2 gene encoding sushi domain-containing protein 2, protein MKLAVLPWILMLLSSIPGPGLTAGTPGSCSLRCGVQDEICSCHPTCSGLGTCCKDFLNYCLEISPSSGSMMGGKDFVVQHLKWTDSITSVICRFKESIQTLGYVDDLKQVHCISPLLYESGHIPFTISMDNGLSFPHAGTWLAAHPYKVSESEKSQLVNETHWQYYGTSDTGGNLSLTWNTSALPTQTVTIELWGYEETGTPYTGNWTAKWSYLYPLATNVPNTGFFTFAPKPAPPQYQRWRVGALRIIGSKNYAGEQDVLALWTNDHALAWHLGDDFRADSVAWAREQCLTWEALEDQLPNFLTELPDCPCTLAQARADSGRFFTDYGCDIEHGSVCTYHPGAVHCVRSVQASPMYGSGQQCCYTASGTQLLTSDSTSGSTPDRGHDWGAPPYRSPPRVPGMSHWLYDVISFYYCCLWAPECPRYMKRRPSSDCRSYRPPRLASAFGDPHFVTFDGASFSFSGNGEYVLLETLETTAAVKDLRVQGRAQPGRMPNGTQARGTGLTAVAVQEDKSDVIEVRVADGSQVLEVLLNQKLLSFTEQNWMDLKGMFLSVASQDKVSIMLSSGAGLEVGVQGPFLSVSILLPEKFLTHTRGLLGTLNDNPEDDFTLRNGHVLPPNATAQQLFQFGASWAVSNASSLFTYDSRPLVNQFLNGPKHDPNFKPLFPDETTLSPSQAEDLARLCESDHFCVLDVISTGDPSVGNATRIAHQLHQNRLKSLQPVVSCGWLPPPVNGHKEGLKYLEGSTVRFGCNSGYSLAGPESSTCRADGTWSSPTPECQPGRNYTVLLSIIFGGLAIVALISIVFMLLHRRRKSNMNLWSSQP, encoded by the exons ATGAAGCTGGCCGTGCTGCCCTGGATTTTGATGCTGCTCTCGTCAATCCCAGGCCCCGGGCTTACAGCAG GTACCCCGGGAAGCTGCTCCCTGCGCTGTGGGGTACAGGATGAAATCTGTTCCTGTCATCCGACCTGCTCGGGCCTTGGCACCTGTTGTAAAGACTTTCTGAACTACTGTCTAGAGATTTCACCCTCCTCGGGCTCCATGATGGGCGGTAAAGACTTCGTGGTGCAACATTTAAAGTGGACTGATTCTATTACCAGTGTCATTTGCAG GTTTAAGGAGAGTATCCAGACCCTTGGCTATGTGGACGACTTGAAGCAAGTGCACTGTATATCACCCTTGCTCTACGAAAGCGGCCATATTCCCTTCACCATCTCAATGGACAATGGCCTCTCCTTTCCCCACGCAGGCACTTGGCTAGCTG CTCATCCCTACAAAGTCTCTGAGTCTGAGAAGAGCCAGCTCGTGAACGAGACCCATTGGCAATACTATGGTACTTCAGACACCGGGGGAAACCTCAGCCTCACCTGGAATACCTCAGCGCTGCCCACGCAGACCGTCACCATTGAGCTGTGGGGCTATGAGGAGACAG GGACGCCCTACACTGGGAACTGGACTGCAAAGTGGTCCTATCTGTACCCTTTGGCTACAAATGTCCCCAATACTGGCTTCTTTACTTTCGCCCCCAAACCTGCACCACCTCAGTACCAGAGGTGGAGAGTGGGTGCTCTGAGGATTATTGGCAGCAAGAACTACGCAGGAGAACA GGATGTGCTGGCCCTCTGGACCAATGATCATGCCCTGGCTTGGCACCTGGGTGATGACTTCCGGGCAGACTCTGTAGCCTGGGCCCGTGAACAATGCCTGACCTGGGAGGCGTTAGAAGACCAACTACCCAACTTCCTGACAGAACTGCCAGACTGCCCGTGCACACTGGCTCAGGCCAGGGCTGACTCTGGCCGCTTCTTC ACTGACTATGGTTGTGACATTGAACATGGCAGCGTGTGCACCTACCACCCAGGGGCTGTGCATTGTGTGCGTTCCGTGCAAGCGAG CCCCATGTACGGCTCAGGACAGCAATGCTGCTACACAGCTTCAGGGACGCAGCTCCTGACCTCAGACTCCACCAGTGGCAGTACCCCTGACCGCGGCCATGACTGGGGCGCGCCCCCATACCGCTCTCCTCCCCGTGTGCCCGGCATGTCTCACTGGCTCTATGACGTCATCAGTTTCTATTACTGCTGCCTTTGGGCTCCCGAGTGTCCCCGGTACATGAAGCGGCGGCCCTCCAGTGACTGCCGCAGCTACAGACCCCCACGCCTGG cctctgccttcgGGGACCCCCATTTTGTCACCTTCGATGGCGCCAGCTTCTCGTTCAGCGGGAACGGCGAGTATGTGTTGTTGGAGACATTGGAGACGACCGCCGCCGTGAAAGATCTGAGAGTGCAGGGACGGGCCCAGCCTGGGAGAATGCCCAATG GCACCCAGGCCCGTGGCACAGGGCTGACCGCAGTGGCTGTCCAAGAAGATAAGTCCGATGTGATAGAGGTGCGGGTAGCTGACGGCTCCCAGGTCTTGGAAGTATTGCTGAATCAAAAACTCCTCAGTTTCACTGAACAAAATTGGATGGACCTGAAGG GCATGTTCCTGTCAGTGGCCTCTCAGGATAAGGTATCAATCATGTTGTCATCGGGGGCTGGCCTCGAGGTTGGCGTACAAGGTCCTTTCCTGAGTGTGAGCATCCTGCTTCCTGAGAAATTTCTGACCCATACCCGCGGTCTCCTGGGGACACTCAACGATAACCCTGAGGATGACTTCACCCTGCGCAATGGGCATGTCCTGCCCCCGAATGCCACTGCTCAGCAGTTGTTCCAGTTTGGAGCCAGCT GGGCTGTTTCCAACGCCTCTTCCCTGTTTACCTATGACTCTCGGCCTCTGGTCAACCAGTTCCTGAACGGACCCAAGCATGACCCCAACTTCAAACCACTCTTCCCCGATGAGACCACACTCAGTCCCAGCCAGGCAGAAGACTTGGCCAGACTCTGTGAGAGCGACCACTTCTGCGTTCTTGACGTGATAAGCACAGGGGACCCAAGTGTGGGCAATGCCACCCGGATTGCCCACCAGCTGCACCAGAATCGCCTGAAGAGCCTGCAGCCAG TGGTATCCTGTGGCTGGCTACCCCCGCCTGTGAATGGGCACAAGGAAGGCTTGAAGTACCTGGAAGGATCCACCGTCCGATTCGGCTGCAACAGTGGCTACAGCTTGGCAGGGCCAGAGAGTAGCACCTGCCGCGCTGATGGCACATGGTCTTCGCCTACCCCGGAGTGTCAGCCAG GGCGGAACTACACCGTACTGCTGAGTATCATCTTCGGAGGCCTGGCCATAGTGGCGCTGATCTCCATCGTCTTTATGTTGCTGCATCGTCGCAGGAAAAGCAACAT GAACTTGTGGAGCTCGCAGCCCTGA